Proteins encoded by one window of Chondromyces crocatus:
- a CDS encoding DVUA0089 family protein, with product MTSFVNRAVAAVLLTLGATGSMGCELIASVDRSKIPQGDGAGGTGGEGEGGSGGAGGQGGTGGTGGTGGEGGTGGMGGTGGEGGTGGMGGTGGMGGTGGTGGMGGTGGMGGTGGMGGTGGTGGAGGEGGGEGGAGGVVIPGFCGDGVVGAGEACDDGNIVAGDGCSATCTVEPGYACSGSPSACATVCGDGIIAGDEDCDDGNQVNLDGCSATCQVDTFTESEPNNTAATADGPFSPDVLVRGAITPASDQDWYRIEVPATSDLRIATYDASGSRTCLNIDTALALFAGDGTTQLAEDDDSGPGACSLIAGGAASRLAAGAYYVRVGSAALAIPGYELVVSYDALCGDGVVEGSEQCDGTPGCAQDCQRIAECGDGFVDGGEQCDDGNTVDGDGCDATCQYELIAEQEPNDTAATASGPHSAPVLLGGAINPVGDVDYFAIEVPATADLRISTFDGNGPSTCAAPIDTVVTLYGTDGTTVLLRRDQGGVNSCGAIDSRKGSDAAARHVPAGTYFVKVEDYLNNDLIPAYTLLVEYNALCGNGVIEGAETCDGGPSCTATCDRVPVCGDGFVDGPEQCDDGNTVSGDGCDSSCMRELFLETEPNGTSATANGPVTPYALIQGSINPGNDVDYFAFTLTALSDVRIETYDGNGPGSCNNVDTYIFLLGTDGQTVIASADDGGIDTCSRISGTTHAGARRLQPGTYYVDVEDFGNNTIIPVYRLEIAVTASCGNGVVEGSEACDGGPGCTADCQRVPTCGDGYIDGAEQCDDGNTTPGDGCSATCQLETQPEVEPNNTAAAADASSLQLTGSALITGSIAAAGDLDLFRLQLAQDGVFRFETFDGTARTCVSMATTLRLFDAAGVALYDDDNSGVSTCSALMVHLEAGTYYVQVEERGNDAAIAAYALQVAQVASGGAEAEVNDVLSMANPLTGAEVYVFGGHLDNEDSDFFEINVPAGKSLRAEIIEGDAKTCESGEADSYLVLYDAAGQEIGFDDDGGRGFCARMDGIGTPAHDPFAGALSGRYYLQVLASPFVQEPGDPNGQFDYRLAVTIR from the coding sequence ATGACGTCCTTCGTGAATCGTGCTGTAGCAGCGGTGCTGCTCACCCTGGGAGCCACCGGCTCCATGGGGTGCGAGCTCATCGCGTCCGTGGATCGATCGAAGATCCCTCAAGGCGACGGCGCCGGGGGTACTGGCGGTGAAGGAGAAGGTGGCTCCGGCGGCGCGGGTGGCCAGGGCGGCACCGGCGGCACGGGTGGCACCGGCGGTGAGGGCGGCACCGGCGGCATGGGTGGCACTGGCGGTGAGGGCGGCACCGGCGGCATGGGTGGCACCGGCGGCATGGGCGGCACCGGCGGCACCGGCGGCATGGGCGGCACCGGCGGCATGGGCGGCACCGGCGGCATGGGCGGCACCGGCGGCACCGGCGGCGCTGGGGGTGAAGGTGGCGGCGAAGGGGGTGCTGGCGGCGTCGTGATCCCCGGCTTCTGCGGCGATGGCGTGGTCGGCGCGGGCGAGGCCTGTGACGACGGCAATATCGTCGCCGGTGATGGGTGCAGCGCCACCTGCACGGTCGAGCCCGGGTATGCGTGCAGTGGCTCCCCGAGCGCCTGCGCCACGGTGTGCGGCGACGGGATCATCGCGGGGGACGAGGACTGCGACGATGGCAACCAGGTGAACCTCGACGGGTGCAGCGCCACCTGCCAGGTCGACACCTTCACCGAGAGCGAGCCGAACAACACGGCAGCGACGGCGGACGGGCCGTTCTCGCCCGACGTTCTGGTCCGCGGCGCGATCACGCCGGCGTCGGACCAGGACTGGTACCGGATCGAGGTGCCGGCCACCTCCGATCTGCGGATCGCGACCTACGACGCGAGCGGGTCGCGGACCTGCTTGAACATCGACACGGCGCTGGCCCTGTTCGCGGGCGACGGCACGACGCAGCTCGCGGAGGACGACGACAGCGGCCCCGGGGCGTGCTCGCTCATCGCCGGCGGGGCGGCGTCGCGGCTCGCCGCGGGCGCGTACTACGTGCGGGTCGGCTCGGCGGCGCTGGCGATCCCCGGCTACGAGCTGGTGGTCAGCTACGACGCGCTCTGCGGCGACGGTGTGGTCGAGGGCTCGGAGCAGTGCGATGGCACGCCCGGGTGCGCGCAGGACTGCCAGCGCATCGCGGAGTGCGGTGACGGGTTCGTCGACGGCGGGGAGCAGTGCGACGACGGCAACACGGTCGATGGCGACGGCTGCGACGCCACCTGCCAGTACGAGCTGATCGCGGAGCAGGAGCCGAACGATACGGCGGCGACGGCGAGCGGGCCTCACAGCGCGCCGGTGCTGCTCGGTGGCGCGATCAACCCGGTCGGCGACGTCGACTACTTCGCGATCGAGGTGCCTGCCACGGCGGACCTCCGGATCTCGACCTTCGACGGCAACGGGCCGAGCACCTGCGCGGCCCCGATCGACACGGTGGTCACCCTCTACGGGACCGACGGGACGACGGTGCTGCTGCGCCGGGACCAGGGCGGCGTGAATTCCTGCGGCGCCATCGACTCGCGCAAGGGGAGCGACGCGGCAGCACGGCACGTGCCCGCGGGGACCTACTTCGTCAAGGTCGAGGACTACCTGAACAACGACCTCATCCCGGCCTACACGCTGCTCGTGGAGTACAACGCGCTCTGCGGCAACGGCGTGATCGAGGGCGCGGAGACCTGCGACGGCGGGCCCTCCTGCACGGCGACCTGCGACCGGGTGCCGGTGTGCGGTGACGGGTTCGTCGATGGCCCCGAGCAGTGCGACGACGGCAACACGGTGAGCGGCGACGGCTGCGACTCCTCGTGCATGCGCGAGCTGTTCCTGGAGACGGAGCCGAACGGGACGTCGGCCACGGCGAACGGGCCGGTCACGCCCTACGCGCTGATCCAGGGCTCGATCAACCCGGGCAACGACGTCGACTACTTCGCCTTCACGCTGACCGCGCTGTCGGACGTGCGGATCGAGACGTACGACGGCAACGGGCCAGGCTCCTGCAACAACGTCGACACGTACATCTTCCTGCTCGGGACCGACGGGCAGACGGTGATCGCGTCCGCGGACGACGGCGGGATCGACACCTGCTCGCGCATCTCCGGCACGACGCACGCAGGGGCGCGGCGCCTCCAGCCCGGGACCTACTACGTCGACGTGGAGGACTTCGGGAACAACACCATCATCCCGGTCTACCGGCTGGAGATCGCGGTCACCGCGAGCTGCGGCAACGGGGTCGTGGAGGGCAGCGAGGCGTGCGACGGCGGCCCGGGCTGCACGGCGGACTGCCAGCGGGTGCCGACCTGCGGTGACGGGTACATCGATGGCGCGGAGCAGTGCGACGACGGCAACACCACGCCCGGCGACGGCTGCAGCGCCACCTGCCAGCTCGAGACGCAGCCCGAGGTGGAGCCCAACAACACCGCGGCTGCGGCCGACGCTTCCTCGCTCCAGCTCACGGGCTCGGCGCTGATCACCGGCAGCATCGCGGCGGCGGGAGACCTCGACCTGTTCCGCCTCCAGCTCGCGCAGGACGGGGTGTTCCGGTTCGAGACCTTCGACGGGACGGCGCGGACCTGCGTCAGCATGGCGACCACGCTGCGGCTGTTCGACGCGGCCGGGGTGGCGCTCTACGACGACGACAACAGCGGGGTGTCGACCTGCTCGGCCTTGATGGTGCACCTCGAAGCCGGGACGTACTACGTGCAGGTGGAGGAGCGCGGGAACGACGCAGCCATCGCAGCGTACGCGCTCCAGGTGGCCCAGGTGGCGAGCGGCGGCGCCGAGGCCGAGGTGAACGACGTGCTGAGCATGGCGAACCCGCTGACGGGCGCCGAGGTGTACGTGTTCGGCGGGCACCTCGACAACGAGGACTCGGACTTCTTCGAGATCAACGTGCCGGCGGGCAAGTCGCTGCGCGCGGAGATCATCGAGGGCGACGCGAAGACCTGCGAGTCGGGCGAGGCCGACAGCTACCTGGTGCTGTACGACGCGGCCGGCCAGGAGATCGGGTTCGACGACGACGGCGGCCGCGGGTTCTGCGCGCGGATGGACGGCATCGGGACCCCGGCGCACGACCCGTTCGCGGGGGCGCTCTCGGGGAGGTACTACCTGCAGGTGCTGGCCTCGCCGTTCGTGCAGGAGCCCGGCGATCCGAACGGGCAGTTCGACTACCGCCTGGCGGTCACCATCCGCTGA
- a CDS encoding S8 family serine peptidase, with amino-acid sequence MRWLGSVALLAGIAGCGTASEVGVEEPGQATFDVDELTELYLVEFEEPSITRGGTEAVLDLERSAFRSSAANRGLRYRERFTFNRLWNGFSVEVGVADAADLARLQNVKAVFPMVHFEPDGGDDGPGNTSNPEMASAITMTGAATVRQDLGLTGEGVVVAVIDSGIDYDHPDLGNGCFGPGCRVAYGYDFVGDAFNSQNSSSRPVPDPYPDDCGGHGTHVAGIIGASGVITGVAPEATLAGYRVFGCSGSTSADIMIAAMERARNDGARVVNMSIGSPFAWPEYPTAVAADQLVEDGVVVVTSGGNSGTSGLWATGAPGTGKRVIATAAVINLKSTAPTFEVEQTLYSYNQATASALPPSSGSFPLVRTGAAVPESEGCADLPAGALAGKVVLVRRGGCTFHVKALIAQNAGAAAAIIYNNQGGSLSPTVAGTPAITIPVVAISQDLGDALNAAIGQGANTLNWSQQVISTPADGANMIASYSSYGMTAELDLKPDIAAPGEYIWSTYPLELGGYSSQGGTSMASPHVAGTVALLLQGRSGIPAWQVRDVLQNSAVPVAFRENVASGLPDHTFRQGAGMVRIDRAIASTVFVTPGKLSLGEDLPAPHAVTLHLQNVGDTEQTYTVSHLDAPSATGNHFTPTKLITNFATVTPATPTVTVPAGGTADLEVAISSNPAMPEGTLYGGYVVLTPQTPPAHGDGVLRIPFAGYKGDYQLIPTIDPNNNGYPWLARHSGSSDANGRPIFTNQPNGGTFSSFSGTDLPYVVAFINHSPRKLILDVFEATTQKPWGRAREVDYVFQNAAATDYSYYSWNGTTTLNKKSVKVPNGRYIIKMKLLRALGDENNPAHWDNWTSPVITINRP; translated from the coding sequence ATGCGCTGGTTGGGGTCTGTCGCGCTGTTGGCTGGCATTGCTGGATGCGGGACGGCATCGGAGGTCGGGGTCGAAGAGCCGGGGCAAGCGACGTTCGACGTCGACGAGCTGACGGAGCTGTACCTCGTGGAGTTCGAGGAGCCCTCGATCACCCGCGGTGGCACCGAGGCCGTGCTCGACCTGGAGCGGAGCGCGTTCCGCTCGAGCGCCGCGAACCGCGGCCTCCGTTACCGGGAGCGGTTCACCTTCAACCGGCTCTGGAACGGCTTCTCCGTCGAGGTGGGCGTGGCCGACGCCGCCGATCTCGCGCGCCTCCAGAACGTGAAGGCCGTCTTCCCCATGGTCCACTTCGAGCCCGACGGCGGTGACGACGGCCCCGGCAACACCTCCAACCCCGAGATGGCGAGCGCGATCACCATGACCGGCGCCGCCACCGTGCGGCAAGACCTCGGGCTGACGGGTGAAGGCGTCGTCGTCGCCGTCATCGACTCGGGCATCGACTACGACCACCCCGACCTCGGCAACGGCTGCTTCGGCCCGGGCTGCCGCGTCGCCTACGGCTACGACTTCGTGGGGGACGCCTTCAACAGCCAGAACTCCAGCTCCCGCCCCGTGCCCGACCCCTATCCCGACGACTGTGGCGGCCACGGCACCCACGTCGCCGGCATCATCGGCGCGAGTGGCGTCATCACCGGCGTCGCCCCCGAGGCGACCCTCGCTGGCTACCGCGTGTTCGGCTGCTCCGGCTCGACCAGCGCCGACATCATGATCGCCGCCATGGAGCGCGCCCGGAACGACGGCGCCCGCGTGGTGAACATGAGCATCGGTTCCCCCTTCGCCTGGCCCGAGTACCCGACCGCCGTCGCCGCCGACCAGCTCGTCGAGGATGGCGTCGTGGTGGTCACCTCCGGCGGCAACTCCGGCACCAGCGGCCTCTGGGCCACCGGCGCACCGGGCACCGGCAAGCGCGTGATCGCCACCGCCGCCGTCATCAATCTCAAGTCCACCGCGCCCACGTTCGAGGTCGAGCAGACGCTGTACTCCTACAACCAGGCCACGGCCTCGGCGCTCCCGCCCTCCAGCGGCTCCTTCCCGCTCGTGCGCACCGGCGCTGCCGTTCCCGAGAGCGAGGGCTGCGCCGACCTCCCTGCGGGCGCCCTCGCCGGCAAGGTGGTGCTCGTCCGACGCGGCGGCTGCACGTTCCACGTCAAGGCCTTGATCGCGCAGAACGCGGGCGCCGCCGCGGCGATCATCTACAACAACCAGGGCGGCTCCCTCTCGCCCACCGTCGCGGGCACCCCGGCGATCACCATCCCCGTCGTGGCCATCTCCCAGGACCTCGGCGACGCGCTCAACGCGGCCATCGGCCAGGGCGCGAACACCCTGAACTGGAGCCAGCAGGTCATCTCCACCCCGGCCGACGGGGCGAACATGATCGCGTCCTACAGCTCGTACGGGATGACCGCCGAGCTGGATCTCAAGCCCGACATCGCTGCTCCTGGCGAGTACATCTGGTCCACCTACCCGCTGGAGCTGGGCGGGTACTCCTCCCAGGGCGGCACCTCCATGGCCTCGCCCCACGTCGCCGGCACCGTCGCCCTGCTCCTCCAGGGCCGCTCCGGCATCCCTGCCTGGCAGGTGCGCGACGTCCTCCAGAACTCCGCGGTTCCCGTGGCCTTCCGCGAGAACGTCGCCAGCGGCCTGCCCGACCACACCTTCCGTCAGGGCGCCGGCATGGTCCGCATCGATCGCGCCATCGCGTCGACGGTGTTCGTCACCCCGGGCAAGCTCTCCCTCGGTGAGGACCTCCCCGCGCCGCACGCCGTGACGCTGCACCTCCAGAACGTCGGCGACACCGAGCAGACCTACACCGTCTCGCACCTCGACGCGCCCTCGGCGACCGGCAACCACTTCACCCCGACGAAGCTCATCACCAACTTCGCCACCGTGACGCCCGCGACCCCGACGGTCACCGTCCCCGCCGGCGGCACCGCCGACCTCGAGGTCGCCATCAGCTCCAACCCGGCGATGCCCGAAGGCACCCTCTACGGCGGCTACGTGGTCCTCACCCCCCAGACGCCCCCCGCCCACGGCGACGGCGTGCTGCGCATCCCCTTCGCTGGCTACAAGGGTGACTACCAGCTCATCCCCACCATCGACCCCAACAACAACGGCTACCCCTGGCTCGCGCGCCACTCGGGCAGCAGCGACGCCAACGGCCGGCCCATCTTCACCAACCAGCCCAACGGCGGCACCTTCTCGTCCTTCAGCGGGACCGACCTGCCCTACGTCGTCGCGTTCATCAACCACAGCCCCCGCAAGCTGATCCTCGACGTCTTCGAGGCGACCACCCAGAAGCCCTGGGGCCGCGCCCGCGAGGTCGACTACGTGTTCCAGAACGCGGCGGCCACCGACTACAGCTACTACTCGTGGAACGGCACCACGACGCTCAACAAGAAGTCGGTCAAGGTGCCCAACGGCCGCTACATCATCAAGATGAAGCTGCTCCGCGCCCTCGGTGACGAGAACAACCCGGCGCACTGGGACAACTGGACCTCGCCCGTCATCACCATCAACCGACCCTGA
- a CDS encoding carboxyltransferase domain-containing protein → MSGRWTPYGERGLYVDLGLEKAPDRATRTHAAAAALRERLGARALEVVVGAGAILVTDIARGVDVEALALEALGAAGTQRAAGSEGVSASAAALPSGREAEATVRHHVVSVVYDGPDLTEVATLLGVSPEEVIALHTGAEVVVELLGFLPGFAYCSGVAPRLSLPRRGSPRASVPAGSVAVAGGFTGIYPRASPGGWWLLGRALGVTPFDPGREPAMLFAPGDRVRFARAEVPSSEHAAVSPGARGTAGGSRAVQGASSGQRALDLVAVSAVATIQDGGRPGRLSQGLPPSGPLDATTHAAANRAVGNPSNAAAIEIPLGSLEVQAVGEVVVSIDGARAVRLSDGERLRVPSSDVAVRYLAVQGGIDVPVQLGARATLLAAGLGGFEGRPLRRRDRLLVGETHQESRRDGADDEREERGGIGKEGGGGNPDGSGEHEECITLDPGPHVDRFPPGALDALVDGTWHVSRHVDRVGMRLEGARVPREGPDLALPAPMVRGAVQVTTDGTPIVLGPDHPVTGGYPVLAVVRPTRQAQLARRRPGEAVRFALAR, encoded by the coding sequence ATGAGCGGACGCTGGACGCCTTACGGGGAGCGGGGGCTCTACGTCGATCTGGGGCTGGAGAAGGCACCGGATCGCGCGACGCGGACGCACGCTGCGGCGGCAGCGCTGCGCGAGCGGCTGGGCGCGCGGGCGCTGGAGGTGGTGGTCGGGGCGGGGGCGATCCTGGTCACGGACATCGCGCGTGGGGTGGATGTGGAGGCGCTGGCGCTGGAGGCGCTTGGGGCGGCCGGGACGCAGCGCGCGGCGGGCAGCGAAGGGGTGAGCGCGTCCGCGGCAGCGCTTCCGTCGGGGCGCGAGGCCGAGGCCACGGTGCGCCACCACGTGGTGTCGGTGGTCTACGACGGGCCGGATCTCACCGAGGTGGCGACCCTGCTCGGTGTGTCGCCGGAGGAGGTGATCGCGCTGCACACGGGCGCCGAGGTGGTGGTGGAGCTGCTCGGCTTTCTGCCGGGCTTCGCGTATTGCAGTGGCGTGGCGCCGCGGCTCTCGCTGCCGCGGCGAGGGTCGCCGAGGGCGAGCGTGCCCGCGGGGAGCGTGGCGGTCGCGGGAGGGTTCACGGGGATCTATCCGCGCGCTTCACCCGGGGGCTGGTGGTTGCTCGGCCGCGCCCTCGGGGTGACGCCGTTCGATCCTGGCCGAGAGCCCGCGATGCTGTTCGCGCCTGGCGATCGGGTGCGCTTCGCGCGGGCGGAGGTGCCGTCGAGCGAGCACGCAGCGGTGAGCCCAGGGGCGCGTGGGACGGCGGGCGGGTCTCGTGCCGTGCAGGGTGCAAGCTCGGGGCAGCGCGCGCTCGATCTCGTGGCGGTGTCGGCGGTGGCGACGATCCAGGATGGAGGTCGGCCAGGGCGACTGTCTCAGGGGCTGCCGCCCTCGGGCCCGCTCGACGCGACGACGCACGCGGCAGCGAACCGCGCGGTGGGCAACCCGTCGAACGCCGCAGCCATCGAGATTCCGCTGGGGAGTCTGGAGGTCCAGGCGGTCGGAGAGGTGGTGGTGTCCATCGACGGGGCGCGCGCCGTCCGGTTGAGCGATGGAGAGCGGCTGCGCGTTCCGTCGAGTGACGTCGCGGTGCGCTACCTGGCGGTGCAAGGGGGCATCGACGTGCCGGTGCAGCTCGGGGCGCGCGCCACCTTGCTCGCGGCGGGGCTGGGTGGGTTCGAGGGGCGCCCGTTGCGGCGCAGGGATCGACTGCTCGTGGGCGAGACGCACCAGGAGAGTCGCAGAGATGGTGCGGACGACGAGCGCGAAGAGCGCGGCGGAATCGGCAAGGAAGGCGGAGGCGGGAACCCCGACGGAAGCGGGGAGCACGAGGAGTGCATCACGCTGGATCCTGGACCACACGTGGACCGGTTTCCTCCGGGTGCCCTCGATGCGCTGGTCGACGGAACCTGGCACGTTTCACGCCACGTCGATCGCGTCGGCATGCGGCTCGAAGGGGCGCGCGTGCCGCGTGAAGGGCCGGATCTCGCGCTCCCTGCGCCCATGGTGCGCGGCGCCGTGCAGGTGACGACGGATGGCACGCCGATCGTTCTCGGTCCTGACCATCCCGTGACGGGCGGGTATCCGGTGCTCGCTGTCGTGCGACCCACCAGGCAAGCGCAGCTCGCGCGTCGACGGCCAGGAGAAGCGGTGCGGTTCGCGCTCGCACGATGA
- a CDS encoding potassium transporter Kup yields the protein MHERGKPDEANRFPPRPPHPYLPRRYGEHAHEPARHTPGSLSVLSLGALGVVFGDIGTSPLYALKECVNPPHGVSPTEPHVLGVLSLVFWSLILVVTVKYLTFISRADNEGEGGVLALLALVPAELRPMESARLGVVPALVLFGAALLYGDGVITPAISVLSAVEGLEIATPSLQRAVLPLTCAILLGLFSVQKRGTAGIGKVFGPIMVLWFVTLGVLGGVHLVRNPAVLQALDPLHAVRFFRDNGAHGAGILGAVVLVITGGEALYADMGHFGRVPIKLAWYTVALPGLVLNYFGQGANLLLHPEAAANPFYALVPRGAATYALVALATAATIIASQALISGAYSLTHQAVQLGYLPRTRIKHTSSQAEGQIYIAEVNWILAAGCIALVLMFQQSTRLAAAYGIAVTGTMAITSITYGVVARRTWRWPWIKVLPLLAFFLALDLPFFAANLVKIHDGGYVPLLIAAVIFTMMVTWKRGRAYLADSVDRLLAPIGDFLARVRAPGGPVRVSGTAVFLTTRPVDAPPILTHHVERNKSLHESVVLLTVCTERAPRIHIDRRVEVEHLSCGFYRVLIHSGFMEGTRVPVLLRHAQKAGALPEGVNLSDVTYYLGRETFLATEKGRMGRFSEGLFGFMVRNASSASAHFHLPSEQVVELGIQLDL from the coding sequence ATGCACGAACGAGGCAAGCCAGACGAGGCGAACCGCTTTCCTCCGCGGCCACCGCACCCCTATCTCCCCCGACGCTACGGCGAGCACGCCCACGAGCCGGCGCGCCACACCCCGGGCAGCTTGAGCGTCCTCTCGCTCGGCGCCCTCGGCGTCGTCTTCGGCGACATCGGCACGAGCCCCCTCTACGCCCTCAAGGAGTGCGTCAACCCGCCTCACGGCGTCAGCCCCACCGAGCCCCACGTGCTCGGCGTCCTCTCCCTCGTCTTCTGGTCGCTGATCCTCGTCGTCACGGTCAAGTACCTCACGTTCATCTCCCGTGCCGACAACGAGGGCGAAGGCGGCGTCCTCGCCCTGCTCGCCCTCGTCCCTGCCGAGCTGCGCCCCATGGAGTCGGCGCGGCTCGGCGTCGTCCCCGCCCTCGTGCTCTTCGGCGCGGCGCTGCTCTACGGCGACGGCGTGATCACCCCCGCCATCTCCGTGCTCAGCGCCGTCGAGGGCCTGGAGATCGCCACCCCCTCCCTCCAGCGCGCCGTCCTCCCGCTGACCTGCGCCATCCTTCTCGGCCTCTTCTCCGTGCAGAAACGCGGCACGGCCGGCATCGGCAAGGTCTTCGGCCCCATCATGGTGCTCTGGTTCGTCACCCTCGGCGTCCTCGGTGGGGTCCACCTCGTGCGGAACCCGGCGGTCCTCCAGGCGCTCGACCCGCTCCACGCCGTGCGCTTCTTCCGCGACAACGGCGCCCATGGCGCAGGCATCCTCGGCGCCGTCGTCCTCGTCATCACCGGAGGCGAGGCCCTGTACGCCGACATGGGCCACTTCGGCCGCGTGCCCATCAAGCTCGCCTGGTACACGGTCGCGCTCCCGGGCCTCGTGCTCAACTACTTCGGCCAGGGCGCGAACCTCCTGCTCCACCCCGAGGCCGCCGCGAACCCCTTCTACGCCCTCGTCCCCCGAGGCGCCGCCACCTACGCCCTCGTCGCCCTCGCCACCGCCGCGACGATCATCGCCTCCCAGGCCCTCATCTCCGGCGCGTACTCGCTCACCCACCAGGCCGTGCAGCTCGGCTACCTCCCGAGGACCCGCATCAAGCACACCTCCTCGCAGGCCGAGGGCCAGATCTACATCGCCGAGGTCAACTGGATCCTCGCCGCCGGCTGCATCGCGCTCGTGCTGATGTTCCAGCAGTCGACCCGCCTCGCTGCCGCGTACGGCATCGCCGTGACCGGCACCATGGCGATCACCTCGATCACCTACGGCGTCGTCGCGCGCCGCACCTGGCGCTGGCCCTGGATCAAGGTGTTGCCCTTGCTCGCGTTCTTCCTCGCGCTCGACCTGCCCTTCTTCGCGGCGAACCTCGTCAAGATCCACGACGGCGGCTACGTCCCGCTGCTGATCGCTGCCGTGATCTTCACGATGATGGTCACCTGGAAGCGAGGCCGCGCCTACCTCGCCGACAGCGTCGACCGGCTCCTCGCCCCCATCGGCGACTTCCTCGCCCGCGTCCGCGCCCCCGGGGGCCCGGTCCGCGTCTCGGGCACCGCCGTCTTTCTCACCACGCGCCCCGTGGATGCGCCGCCCATCCTCACGCACCACGTGGAGCGCAACAAATCCCTGCACGAGAGCGTCGTCCTGCTCACCGTCTGCACCGAGCGCGCCCCTCGCATCCACATCGATCGACGGGTCGAAGTCGAGCACCTCTCGTGTGGCTTCTACCGGGTGCTCATCCACTCCGGTTTCATGGAAGGGACGCGCGTCCCGGTGCTCCTCCGGCACGCCCAGAAGGCGGGCGCACTCCCCGAGGGCGTGAACCTCTCGGACGTCACCTATTACCTCGGCCGCGAGACCTTCCTCGCGACCGAAAAAGGGAGAATGGGGCGATTCTCGGAAGGTCTCTTCGGCTTCATGGTGCGCAATGCCAGCTCGGCGAGCGCGCACTTCCATTTGCCCTCGGAGCAGGTCGTCGAGCTCGGCATCCAGCTCGACCTGTAG
- a CDS encoding LamB/YcsF family protein, with protein MDLNIDLGELPGEPEALYALATVVNVACGGHAGNQASMERALELARAAGTEVAAHPSYPDREGFGRVSLELPEEVLRASVRSQCAALQVVAEVAGVRVRRVKLHGALYGDAAQDPARARAALGGAVEGLGGSLEIVVGPPWGSLAAEAEALGLRYEREGFADRGYDAEGRLLPRSAPGALLVEPAAAVAQALRLADAGGLETLCVHGDTPGSEHIARAVREALAARGLLGAAAGPAAASTQVAAAGGTKPGERG; from the coding sequence ATGGACCTCAACATCGATCTCGGTGAACTCCCCGGCGAGCCGGAGGCGCTCTACGCGCTCGCCACGGTGGTCAACGTCGCGTGCGGCGGTCACGCAGGGAATCAGGCCTCGATGGAGCGCGCGCTGGAGCTGGCTCGCGCTGCGGGCACCGAGGTGGCGGCGCACCCCTCGTACCCGGACCGCGAGGGGTTCGGACGGGTGAGCTTGGAGCTGCCGGAGGAGGTGCTGCGGGCGTCGGTGCGATCCCAGTGCGCGGCGCTGCAGGTCGTGGCGGAGGTGGCCGGGGTGCGCGTGCGGCGGGTGAAGCTGCACGGGGCGCTCTACGGGGACGCGGCGCAGGATCCGGCGCGGGCGCGGGCGGCACTCGGCGGCGCGGTGGAGGGGCTCGGGGGGTCGCTGGAGATCGTGGTGGGGCCGCCCTGGGGGTCGCTCGCCGCAGAGGCCGAGGCGCTGGGGCTGCGGTACGAGCGAGAGGGGTTCGCAGACCGCGGCTACGATGCGGAAGGGCGGTTGCTTCCGCGCAGTGCGCCCGGGGCGCTGCTCGTCGAGCCCGCCGCGGCGGTGGCGCAGGCGCTGCGGCTCGCGGACGCGGGAGGGCTCGAGACGCTGTGCGTTCACGGCGATACGCCCGGCTCGGAACACATCGCGCGGGCGGTGCGCGAGGCGCTGGCGGCGCGGGGATTGCTCGGTGCAGCGGCGGGGCCGGCAGCGGCATCGACCCAGGTGGCAGCCGCGGGGGGGACCAAGCCGGGGGAGCGGGGCTGA